From the Salinimicrobium tongyeongense genome, one window contains:
- a CDS encoding TIGR02757 family protein, which yields MNSTELKEFLDFKVDQYNTSEFIATDPVQIPHMFSRKEDMEISGFLTATISWGNRKSILKNANYLMELLEFAPYDFVQNHSEAELEKLQKFVHRTFNGGDLIYFIRAFQHIYRTHQGLENIFSKHSGKYSLQTAIHEFKKIFFELPHETRTEKHVSDPLKNSAAKRINMFLRWMVRKDSRNVDLGIWNSISPAQLSCPLDVHSGNVARKLGLLKRKQNDAKALLELDNSLKKLDPHDPVKYDFALFGLGVFENY from the coding sequence ATGAATTCAACAGAACTTAAAGAATTTCTTGACTTCAAGGTTGACCAGTACAACACTTCAGAATTTATAGCAACAGATCCAGTACAAATCCCGCATATGTTCAGCAGGAAGGAAGACATGGAAATTTCGGGATTTTTGACTGCCACAATTTCCTGGGGCAACCGCAAGAGTATATTGAAAAATGCCAATTATTTGATGGAATTGCTGGAATTTGCGCCCTATGATTTTGTGCAGAATCATTCCGAAGCAGAACTGGAAAAGCTTCAAAAATTCGTACACCGTACCTTCAACGGCGGCGACCTTATCTATTTCATAAGGGCGTTTCAGCATATTTACAGGACGCACCAGGGGCTGGAAAATATCTTCAGTAAACATTCAGGTAAATACAGCTTACAGACTGCAATCCATGAGTTTAAGAAAATATTTTTTGAGCTGCCTCACGAGACAAGGACTGAAAAACACGTTAGCGATCCGTTGAAGAATTCCGCAGCAAAAAGGATCAATATGTTTTTGCGCTGGATGGTGAGAAAAGACAGCAGGAATGTTGATCTTGGAATTTGGAACAGCATTTCGCCGGCCCAATTGAGTTGCCCTTTAGACGTACATTCGGGCAACGTGGCCAGGAAACTCGGGCTTTTAAAACGCAAACAGAATGATGCCAAAGCCTTGCTGGAGCTTGATAACAGCCTTAAAAAATTAGACCCGCATGATCCCGTGAAGTACGATTTCGCGTTGTTTGGACTCGGGGTTTTTGAAAATTACTGA
- a CDS encoding alpha/beta hydrolase, giving the protein MEAETFTLHHLVRKPKKPVDKAPLLIMLHGYGSNEEDLFSFADELPDEFFIISVRAPYPLPPYGNAWYAIHWDGSNNGKFSDDDQAVISREKIVQFLNEVTENYPVDPKNVTLLGFSQGCILSFSVALSYPEKIKNVVGLSGYINQEILKKGYENNDFSNLSVYSSHGTADQVIPVAWARKTAPFLDALNVDNTYSEFPVGHGVAPQNLMEIKAWLSKHL; this is encoded by the coding sequence ATGGAAGCAGAAACATTCACTTTACATCACTTAGTCAGAAAACCCAAAAAACCTGTAGACAAGGCCCCTTTGCTTATCATGCTTCACGGCTACGGAAGCAATGAAGAAGATCTTTTCTCTTTTGCAGACGAATTGCCCGATGAGTTTTTTATCATTTCGGTGAGAGCACCTTATCCCCTGCCTCCCTACGGAAATGCATGGTATGCGATTCATTGGGATGGCAGTAACAACGGAAAGTTCAGTGATGATGACCAGGCGGTGATCTCAAGGGAAAAGATTGTCCAGTTTTTAAATGAAGTAACCGAAAATTACCCTGTAGATCCCAAAAATGTCACTTTGCTCGGCTTTAGCCAGGGGTGTATCCTCAGCTTTAGTGTGGCGCTTTCATATCCCGAAAAGATTAAAAATGTAGTTGGCCTTAGTGGATATATCAATCAGGAAATCCTGAAAAAAGGCTATGAAAACAATGATTTTTCAAATCTTTCAGTTTATAGTTCTCACGGCACGGCAGACCAGGTGATTCCGGTGGCATGGGCACGAAAGACAGCACCGTTCTTGGATGCATTAAATGTTGACAATACTTATTCAGAATTTCCAGTTGGGCATGGCGTTGCGCCACAAAATTTAATGGAAATTAAAGCATGGCTGAGCAAGCACCTCTAA
- a CDS encoding BatA domain-containing protein: MYFKHPELLYALAVLVIPILVHLFQLRKFRSTPFTNVRFLKKAVLQTRKSSRLKKFLVLCTRLLMLACLVLAFAQPYFPPASGAVEETKTLIYLDNSYSMQARGSNGILLKRSVQDLLENIPENEEVTLFTNTEEYRDITAGLLRQKLQETEFSPSELSWEAVSLKAQNLLGARNNLQKNFIAISDFQHLQDSVVPLKNGILTHLVQLSPEQIDNVTIDTAWITNAGLNKTSLEITLSVIGDRQEEVAVGIYNANRMLARKTVDLQGENTGKTTFNLDTDVIPYGRIEIEDNGLQFDNRLYFSINEVAPVKVVVVGDKESEYLQRIFGPSEFELSILPENNLDYNALSRANLVFLNEPEELPFSLVSSLEQLMEDRAVIVIIPPAEGEIEDYNLLLRKLDLPLFGSLSKAENLITDISFEHPLYRSVFNEKVSNFEYPAVQTSYDLKRSLPGILEYQNGAAFLLQQDNIFVFTAALNRENSNFKNSPLIVPTFYNIGNTAISRPQLYNELGKLQKISLQAELQKDEILKLSSSESTFIPQQQSFSNKVELRLEELPKNPGHYDLLQDKKILRSLSFNVPRTESDLVDTRLKEQEGILVHTSVPNAISYIKSVNEVNNLWKWFVIFTLVFLLAEILILKFLK; encoded by the coding sequence ATGTACTTTAAACACCCTGAACTGCTTTACGCCCTGGCTGTACTGGTGATCCCAATCCTGGTGCACCTGTTTCAGTTAAGAAAATTCAGGAGCACGCCTTTTACCAATGTGAGGTTTCTCAAAAAGGCCGTTTTACAGACCCGAAAAAGTTCACGCTTAAAGAAATTTCTGGTACTCTGTACGCGGCTGCTTATGCTCGCATGCCTGGTTCTGGCTTTTGCGCAGCCCTACTTCCCTCCTGCTTCGGGGGCCGTTGAGGAGACCAAAACCCTTATCTATCTCGATAATTCTTATAGCATGCAGGCGCGTGGCAGCAACGGAATCCTCTTAAAGCGAAGCGTGCAGGACCTGCTTGAGAATATTCCTGAAAACGAAGAGGTCACTTTGTTTACCAACACCGAAGAATATCGCGATATTACTGCAGGTTTGCTGCGCCAAAAACTTCAGGAAACCGAATTTTCCCCTTCAGAACTTTCATGGGAAGCGGTAAGTTTAAAAGCCCAAAACCTTTTGGGTGCCCGGAACAACCTTCAGAAAAATTTCATCGCAATTTCCGATTTTCAACATCTTCAGGATTCTGTTGTTCCTCTCAAAAATGGCATTTTGACGCATCTTGTTCAGCTAAGCCCTGAACAGATCGATAACGTGACCATCGACACTGCCTGGATTACCAATGCGGGACTCAACAAAACCAGCCTTGAAATTACTTTATCGGTCATTGGAGACAGGCAGGAAGAAGTTGCCGTGGGAATATACAATGCTAACCGCATGCTTGCACGGAAAACGGTGGATTTGCAGGGGGAAAATACCGGAAAGACCACATTCAACCTGGATACCGATGTAATTCCCTACGGAAGGATTGAAATTGAAGACAACGGCCTTCAGTTTGACAACCGGCTGTATTTCAGTATTAATGAAGTTGCGCCGGTAAAAGTAGTGGTAGTTGGAGATAAAGAAAGTGAGTACCTGCAAAGGATCTTTGGCCCTTCAGAATTTGAACTCAGTATACTTCCGGAAAATAATCTTGATTATAACGCCCTTTCCCGCGCAAACCTGGTTTTCCTGAATGAACCTGAAGAGCTCCCTTTTTCGCTGGTGAGCAGCCTGGAGCAGTTAATGGAAGATCGTGCAGTGATTGTGATCATCCCGCCTGCAGAAGGAGAAATCGAAGATTACAACCTGCTGTTGCGCAAGCTTGATCTACCCCTTTTTGGCAGCTTAAGTAAAGCTGAAAACCTCATTACAGATATTAGTTTTGAACATCCGCTTTACCGGAGTGTTTTCAATGAAAAAGTCTCTAATTTTGAATATCCGGCCGTTCAAACTTCTTATGATTTGAAGCGAAGCCTGCCCGGCATTCTGGAATATCAAAACGGAGCTGCTTTTTTGTTGCAGCAGGACAATATTTTTGTGTTCACGGCAGCCCTCAACCGCGAAAATTCCAATTTTAAGAATTCTCCGCTAATCGTTCCCACTTTTTACAACATTGGGAATACTGCCATTTCCCGCCCGCAACTCTACAACGAGCTGGGCAAACTTCAGAAGATTTCACTTCAGGCCGAACTTCAGAAAGATGAGATCCTGAAATTGTCTTCTTCTGAAAGTACTTTTATTCCGCAGCAGCAAAGCTTCAGCAATAAAGTTGAACTCAGGCTTGAAGAACTGCCGAAAAATCCCGGGCATTACGACCTGCTGCAGGACAAAAAAATTCTGAGAAGCCTTAGTTTCAACGTACCCAGAACAGAAAGCGACCTTGTAGATACAAGGCTGAAGGAACAGGAGGGCATTTTAGTTCACACCTCTGTTCCCAATGCAATTTCCTACATTAAATCGGTCAATGAAGTCAACAACCTTTGGAAATGGTTTGTTATTTTTACCCTTGTTTTCCTACTTGCTGAAATACTAATTCTAAAATTCCTCAAATGA
- a CDS encoding dihydroorotase, producing the protein MKILIKSARIIDNESPYNNKVMDLLVENGLIAEIAPVIKVKNPDLEIKFENLHVSQGWFDSSVSFGEPGFEERENLKNGLRTAALSGFTAIALNPGNDPVTDNTGAVTYLKNKAEQQPVSVLPIGALTRKSEGRDMAELYDMQQAGAVAFGDFKKAVSNPNLLKLALQYSQNFDGLVMSFPQEDRIALNGQVNEHENSTQLGLKGIPALAEELQITRDLYILEYTGGKLHIPTISTARSVELIRDAKERGLDVSCSVAIHNLFFTDDMLHEFDTNAKVLPPLRTKNDVKALIAGLKDETIDMVTCDHTPIDSEHKKVEFDNALFGSLGLESALGALLQLFSVKTAVKLLTSGKWRFGLGEGVIDEGQPANFSFFNPEGEYTFQKEHILSTSKNSLFLGKQLKGKVYGIMVGQEYLTIKGL; encoded by the coding sequence ATGAAAATACTTATCAAATCTGCCCGGATCATTGATAATGAAAGTCCGTACAACAACAAAGTGATGGACCTCCTGGTAGAGAACGGGCTCATTGCAGAAATTGCGCCGGTGATCAAGGTCAAAAACCCAGATCTTGAGATAAAATTTGAAAACCTTCATGTTTCGCAAGGCTGGTTTGACAGTAGTGTATCTTTTGGGGAGCCGGGATTTGAAGAAAGGGAAAACCTGAAAAACGGGTTGAGAACGGCTGCTTTGAGCGGGTTTACTGCCATAGCCCTTAACCCCGGAAACGACCCCGTGACCGATAATACCGGGGCGGTAACTTACTTAAAGAACAAAGCTGAACAACAGCCGGTAAGTGTACTTCCCATTGGCGCTCTTACCCGTAAAAGTGAAGGCCGGGATATGGCCGAGCTTTACGATATGCAGCAGGCCGGCGCGGTAGCTTTCGGGGATTTCAAAAAAGCGGTTTCCAATCCCAATCTCTTAAAACTGGCGCTTCAGTATTCCCAGAATTTTGACGGACTGGTAATGTCTTTTCCGCAGGAAGACAGAATAGCACTTAACGGGCAGGTTAACGAGCACGAGAACAGTACGCAGCTGGGCCTTAAAGGAATTCCGGCACTGGCTGAAGAATTACAAATCACCCGCGATCTTTATATCCTCGAATACACGGGCGGGAAACTGCATATTCCTACCATTTCAACCGCAAGATCGGTAGAATTGATACGCGATGCCAAAGAAAGAGGCCTGGATGTGTCGTGCAGCGTGGCCATCCACAACCTTTTCTTTACAGATGACATGCTGCATGAATTTGACACCAATGCCAAGGTGCTGCCGCCTTTACGCACAAAAAACGACGTTAAAGCACTAATTGCAGGCTTAAAAGACGAGACCATAGATATGGTGACCTGCGACCACACCCCTATAGATTCTGAGCACAAAAAAGTGGAGTTTGATAATGCCCTTTTTGGCAGCCTGGGGCTGGAATCGGCTTTGGGAGCTTTGCTTCAGTTGTTCTCGGTGAAGACGGCAGTTAAGCTGCTTACATCGGGCAAATGGAGGTTTGGGCTTGGGGAAGGCGTTATAGATGAGGGCCAGCCGGCAAATTTCAGTTTCTTCAATCCCGAGGGAGAATACACCTTTCAAAAAGAGCATATTTTGAGCACCTCTAAAAACAGCCTGTTCCTGGGGAAACAGTTAAAAGGAAAGGTCTACGGGATCATGGTGGGCCAGGAATATTTGACCATTAAGGGCCTGTAA